The Coleofasciculus sp. FACHB-T130 nucleotide sequence TCCCCGACTCAGAAGCCGGTAAACGAACTGCACGCCGGAGAAGTGGGCTACCTAGGAGCGGCCATTAAAGCGGTGGAAGATGCTCGCGTAGGAGACACCATTACCCTAGCGAATGCCCCTGCTAGCGAGGCATTGCCCGGTTACACCGAAGCGAAGCCAATGGTCTTTTGCGGCTTGTTCCCCACCGATGCTGACCAATACCCAGACTTACGGGAAGCCCTGGAAAAACTGAAATTAAATGATGCAGCGTTGAACTACGAACCGGAAACGTCCAGCGCGATGGGGTTTGGCTTCCGCTGCGGCTTCTTGGGCTTGCTGCACATGGAGATCGTCCAAGAGCGTCTAGAGCGGGAATACGATTTAGATTTGATTATCACTGCTCCTTCGGTGGTCTATCGAGTGATCACCAATAAGGGAGAGGAAGTTTACATTGATAATCCCAGCCACCTACCGCCGCCGAACGAGCGGGAAAAAATTGAGGAGCCTTATGTCAAGGTAGACATGATTACCCCAGAAGTCTATGTGGGGACTTTGATGGAGTTATGTCAAAACCGGCGTGGTGTCTTCAAAGATATGAAGTATTTAACGCAGGGGCGAACCACGCTGACTTATGAGTTACCCCTGGCGGAAGTGGTGACGGACTTTTTTGACCAAATGAAGTCCAGAACTCGCGGCTATGCCAGTATGGAATATCATTTGATTGGCTATCAGGAAAATCCCCTGGTTAAGCTAGATATTTTAATCAACAACGACCCCGTTGATGCCTTAGCGATGATTGTGCATCGGGATAAGGCTTACAACGTAGGACGTGGTTTGACAGAAAAGTTGAAGGAACTGATTCCTAGGCATCAGTTCAAGATTCCGATTCAAGCCGCGATTGGCAGTAAGATTGTCGCTAGCGAACATATCCCCGCTTTGAGAAAAGATGTGCTTGCCAAGTGCTACGGCGGTGATATTTCTCGAAAGAAAAAGTTGTTGCA carries:
- the lepA gene encoding translation elongation factor 4, coding for MTDVPVSRIRNFSIIAHIDHGKSTLADRLLQFTGTVQDRQMKEQFLDNMDLERERGITIKLQAARMNYTAKDGQQYVLNLIDTPGHVDFSYEVSRSLAACEGALLVVDASQGVEAQTLANVYLALENNLEIIPVLNKIDLPGAEPDRVKGEIEEIIGLDCSGAILASAKEGLGIDEILESIVHLVPPPIDTVSQPLRALIFDSYYDSYRGVIVYFRVMDGTVKKGDRVRLMATGKEYEIDELGILSPTQKPVNELHAGEVGYLGAAIKAVEDARVGDTITLANAPASEALPGYTEAKPMVFCGLFPTDADQYPDLREALEKLKLNDAALNYEPETSSAMGFGFRCGFLGLLHMEIVQERLEREYDLDLIITAPSVVYRVITNKGEEVYIDNPSHLPPPNEREKIEEPYVKVDMITPEVYVGTLMELCQNRRGVFKDMKYLTQGRTTLTYELPLAEVVTDFFDQMKSRTRGYASMEYHLIGYQENPLVKLDILINNDPVDALAMIVHRDKAYNVGRGLTEKLKELIPRHQFKIPIQAAIGSKIVASEHIPALRKDVLAKCYGGDISRKKKLLQKQAKGKKRMKSIGTVDVPQSAFMAVLRLDQE